The following are from one region of the Candidatus Trichorickettsia mobilis genome:
- a CDS encoding ABC transporter permease has protein sequence MISKISFKSSAISLTLFWVSLFVLIPNSLILFTSFLKYDELQLINFEFTLENYRVIFTNTYLTIYLYSFKIAALATIYSLICGYPFAYIISRIENKVVKNLCLMFAMIPFWVSSMIRCYAMIPILRTNGFINKLLLKVGVIEQPISLLYNDYAVVLGLVYALIPFMILPLYLALEKIDRMYIEAALDLGASKFQVFWKVIFPMSYPGIISGCMFVFLSALGMFYISDILGGAKNMMIGNLIKNQFLTVRNWPVGSVICMTLFIMMAFWVILSKDSMDKTK, from the coding sequence ATGATTAGTAAAATTTCATTTAAGTCTAGTGCTATATCTCTTACCTTATTTTGGGTGTCGCTATTCGTATTAATCCCTAACAGTCTGATATTATTCACCAGTTTTTTAAAATATGACGAACTACAGTTAATTAACTTTGAATTTACTTTAGAAAATTATCGGGTAATTTTTACTAATACCTACCTCACTATCTATTTATATTCTTTTAAGATTGCTGCGCTTGCTACTATCTACAGCCTGATTTGTGGCTATCCATTTGCATATATTATTTCTCGCATTGAAAACAAGGTAGTTAAAAATTTATGTTTAATGTTTGCTATGATCCCTTTTTGGGTTAGTTCAATGATTAGATGCTATGCAATGATTCCAATATTGAGAACCAATGGTTTTATCAATAAGCTATTGCTCAAAGTAGGGGTTATTGAACAACCAATTAGTTTATTATATAATGATTATGCGGTAGTATTAGGCTTGGTTTATGCGCTAATTCCTTTTATGATTTTACCTTTATATCTAGCCTTAGAAAAGATAGATCGCATGTATATTGAAGCAGCGCTTGATCTTGGTGCTTCAAAATTTCAGGTTTTTTGGAAAGTGATTTTTCCCATGAGCTATCCTGGTATTATCTCTGGATGTATGTTTGTTTTTCTATCGGCTTTAGGAATGTTTTACATATCAGATATCCTTGGTGGAGCAAAAAACATGATGATTGGTAATTTAATTAAAAATCAGTTTTTGACTGTACGTAATTGGCCAGTAGGCTCAGTAATCTGTATGACGCTATTTATAATGATGGCATTCTGGGTGATATTATCTAAAGATAGTATGGATAAAACAAAATGA
- the potA gene encoding spermidine/putrescine ABC transporter ATP-binding protein PotA, protein MNAQTPVIELINVSKSYYNTSIIKNLTLAIYAGEFISILGPSGSGKTTILRLIAGFENADSGDIIIDGQNVNKVPPNRRKVNTVFQNYALFPHMSVYENIAFGLTMEGKSKDFIQTSVDQVCKIVRLDGLSERRPSQLSGGEQQRVAIARAIIKQPKVLLFDESLSALDYKLRQEMQFELKQIHKKLGITFVFVTHDQEEALSMADRVVVMSKGQIEQIGNPIEVYESPKNLFVAQFVGEINVFDGLVMEVDGDNLKVIIEGIINYTLPNVHNFKTGDNIKILLRPEDLRIETLAETSDTSNKIIGVVESTIYKGATLDSLIILANGKKIKASEFFDEDAENFEYTSRQKVVVSWVANWEVILADD, encoded by the coding sequence TTGAACGCACAAACTCCGGTAATCGAACTGATCAATGTCAGTAAAAGTTATTACAATACAAGTATTATTAAGAATCTTACTCTAGCTATCTATGCAGGTGAATTTATTTCGATACTTGGACCTTCTGGAAGTGGTAAGACCACTATACTTAGGTTGATTGCCGGTTTTGAAAACGCTGATTCAGGTGATATTATCATTGATGGCCAGAATGTAAATAAAGTCCCGCCTAACCGAAGAAAAGTTAATACAGTTTTTCAGAATTACGCTCTTTTTCCTCATATGTCAGTATATGAAAATATTGCTTTTGGCTTAACCATGGAAGGTAAAAGCAAAGATTTTATCCAAACTAGTGTTGATCAAGTATGTAAGATAGTAAGGCTTGACGGACTATCTGAGCGCAGGCCAAGTCAATTATCTGGCGGAGAACAACAACGAGTAGCAATTGCGAGAGCAATAATCAAACAACCAAAAGTATTATTATTTGATGAATCACTAAGTGCTTTAGACTATAAGCTCAGGCAAGAAATGCAGTTTGAATTGAAGCAGATACATAAAAAACTTGGCATTACCTTTGTGTTTGTTACTCATGATCAGGAAGAAGCTTTATCGATGGCAGATCGAGTAGTAGTAATGAGTAAGGGTCAAATAGAACAGATTGGTAATCCTATAGAAGTTTATGAATCACCAAAGAATCTTTTTGTAGCACAATTTGTTGGAGAGATTAATGTTTTTGATGGATTAGTTATGGAAGTTGATGGTGATAACCTTAAGGTAATCATTGAGGGTATAATTAATTATACTCTACCGAACGTTCATAACTTTAAAACAGGTGATAATATAAAAATATTACTCCGACCTGAAGATCTTAGAATAGAAACACTAGCTGAAACTTCAGATACTAGCAATAAGATTATTGGTGTTGTTGAGAGCACTATTTATAAAGGCGCTACGCTTGATTCATTAATTATATTAGCTAATGGCAAGAAGATAAAGGCTAGTGAGTTTTTTGACGAAGATGCTGAAAATTTTGAATATACCAGTCGACAAAAAGTAGTTGTCAGTTGGGTAGCTAATTGGGAAGTGATTTTAGCCGATGATTAG